Proteins encoded by one window of Agelaius phoeniceus isolate bAgePho1 chromosome 5, bAgePho1.hap1, whole genome shotgun sequence:
- the TMEM60 gene encoding transmembrane protein 60 produces MRMSLAQRVLLTWLFTLLFLIMLVLKLDEKAPWNWFLIFIPVWIFDTILLVMLIVKMAGRCKSGFDPRNGSQNMKKKVWYLVAMLLKLAFCLALCAKLQRFTTMKLAYVFIPLWALLLGAMVELGYNIFYVRRD; encoded by the coding sequence ATGAGAATGTCCCTGGCGCAAAGAGTGCTGCTGACATGGCTTTTTACCTTACTCTTCCTCATCATGCTGGTGCTGAAGTTGGATGAGAAAGCACCGTGGAACTGGTTCCTCATTTTTATTCCAGTGTGGATCTTTGACACAATTCTTCTCGTTATGTTGATTGTAAAAATGGCTGGGCGCTGCAAGTCCGGCTTTGACCCCCGCAACGGCTCCCAGAACATGAAGAAGAAAGTCTGGTACCTCGTTGCCATGCTGCTGAAATTGGCCTTCTGCCTGGCCCTGTGTGCCAAGCTGCAGCGCTTCACCACCATGAAACTGGCCTACGTGTTCATCcccctctgggccctgctgctgggggccatgGTGGAACTGGGATACAATATCTTCTATGTACGGAGAGACTAG